From Candidatus Methylomirabilota bacterium, one genomic window encodes:
- a CDS encoding carbohydrate ABC transporter permease produces the protein MSTSILARPRTARQKEWRRHVLIYLGVIPFVVIAVFPIYWMAITAFKQDPDLYRMDNIPFWFNLAPTMEHFKTLFYQTNYGAWIINTMTISAWVAVITLLTAVPAGYALARLRLPGAENTGIGIFMSYLVPPIILFIPLSRVVASLGLQDSWWALVVVYPTFTIPFCTWLMMGFFKTVPMEMEEAARVDGCGFLGAFLRVVLPVSVPGVLTAVIFAFTLSMQDFLYGLAFVAPGDQKPVPVGVPTELIRGDVYYWGSLMGAALLVGLPVAILYNFFLDRFIQGITGGVGK, from the coding sequence GTGAGTACTAGCATCCTGGCCCGACCCCGGACGGCGCGGCAGAAGGAGTGGCGCCGGCACGTGTTGATCTACCTCGGCGTCATCCCGTTCGTGGTGATCGCGGTGTTTCCCATCTACTGGATGGCCATCACCGCCTTCAAGCAGGACCCGGACCTGTACCGGATGGACAACATCCCGTTCTGGTTCAACCTGGCCCCGACCATGGAGCACTTCAAGACCCTCTTCTACCAGACCAACTACGGGGCCTGGATCATCAACACGATGACGATCTCGGCGTGGGTCGCGGTCATCACGCTGCTGACCGCGGTGCCGGCCGGCTACGCGCTGGCCCGGCTGCGGCTGCCCGGCGCGGAGAATACCGGGATCGGGATCTTCATGAGCTACCTGGTGCCGCCCATCATCCTGTTCATCCCGCTCTCGCGGGTGGTGGCCTCGCTCGGGCTGCAGGACTCGTGGTGGGCACTGGTGGTGGTGTACCCGACCTTCACGATCCCGTTCTGCACCTGGCTCATGATGGGCTTCTTCAAGACGGTCCCGATGGAGATGGAGGAGGCGGCCCGGGTAGACGGCTGCGGCTTCCTGGGCGCCTTCCTGCGGGTCGTTTTGCCGGTGAGCGTGCCGGGCGTGCTCACCGCGGTGATCTTCGCCTTCACGCTATCGATGCAGGACTTCCTCTACGGCCTCGCCTTCGTGGCCCCCGGAGACCAGAAGCCGGTGCCGGTGGGCGTGCCCACGGAATTGATCCGGGGCGACGTGTACTACTGGGGCTCGCTGATGGGGGCCGCCCTGCTGGTCGGGCTGCCGGTGGCGATCCTCTACAACTTCTTCCTGGATCGCTTCATCCAGGGGATCACCGGCGGGGTGGGCAAG
- a CDS encoding extracellular solute-binding protein: MTPSAHDRARFSVTRRQFVRTTGLGLAGGSLATMLAARQAPAQIKGSNLRILTWSHFIPAYDTWFDKFAADWGEKNGVKVRVDHIPHLEIPARMAAEFAAGAGHDLIFNGATILTRIYFKNLVDLTDIYEQLGKKHGGWIPAAKSPIEVEGRIYAIPLYYILLPMLWRKDLFDQAGLKPPDTWEAARVAARTLKAKGHPTGIQLSHCNDANLNWRSLLFSFGGSETDASGENPTIDSKEMREALKFAKALFDEGMTPEVFSWDDASDNRYLASGIACWIHDAISAYRTTESTNPSVFKNAYVGMEPAGPGGKRVSVAAPNVFMAWKFSKNQAAAKEFLVHLMDNDKQGMIESTGYNMPFLNDTAQKPMPVLGTDPKLQVLQDFPKIVAFFGHPGPYTTQIQEVANLYVLPDIFTRVARGQSVEDTIKWGLGEYQRIFAKHKRA; this comes from the coding sequence ATGACTCCATCCGCTCACGATCGTGCTCGATTCTCGGTGACTCGTCGCCAGTTCGTCCGCACCACCGGCCTGGGGTTGGCCGGCGGGTCGCTGGCCACCATGCTGGCTGCCCGGCAGGCTCCGGCCCAGATCAAGGGCAGCAACCTGCGCATCCTCACCTGGAGCCATTTCATCCCCGCCTACGACACCTGGTTCGACAAGTTCGCGGCCGATTGGGGGGAGAAGAACGGGGTGAAGGTGCGCGTCGACCACATCCCCCACCTCGAGATCCCGGCCCGGATGGCCGCGGAGTTCGCCGCGGGGGCGGGCCACGATCTCATCTTCAACGGCGCCACCATTCTCACGCGGATCTACTTCAAGAACCTCGTGGACCTCACCGACATCTACGAACAGCTCGGCAAGAAGCACGGCGGATGGATCCCGGCCGCAAAGTCGCCGATCGAGGTCGAGGGCCGGATCTATGCCATCCCCCTGTACTACATCCTCCTGCCCATGCTGTGGCGGAAGGACCTCTTCGACCAGGCCGGGCTCAAGCCGCCCGACACCTGGGAGGCAGCGCGGGTTGCCGCGCGGACGCTCAAGGCCAAGGGACACCCGACCGGTATCCAGCTCTCCCACTGCAACGACGCCAACCTCAACTGGCGGTCGCTCCTGTTCAGCTTCGGCGGGAGCGAGACCGACGCGTCCGGCGAGAATCCCACCATCGACTCCAAGGAGATGCGCGAGGCCCTGAAGTTCGCCAAGGCCCTCTTCGACGAAGGCATGACCCCGGAGGTGTTCTCCTGGGACGACGCCTCCGACAACCGCTACCTGGCCTCCGGCATCGCGTGCTGGATCCACGACGCGATCTCGGCCTACCGGACCACCGAGAGCACGAACCCTTCCGTGTTCAAGAACGCTTACGTCGGAATGGAGCCGGCCGGCCCGGGAGGCAAGCGGGTGAGCGTGGCCGCCCCGAACGTGTTCATGGCGTGGAAGTTCTCCAAGAACCAGGCCGCGGCCAAGGAGTTCCTTGTCCACCTCATGGACAACGACAAGCAGGGCATGATCGAGAGCACCGGCTACAACATGCCGTTCCTGAACGACACCGCTCAGAAGCCGATGCCGGTGCTCGGCACTGACCCGAAACTGCAAGTGCTCCAGGATTTCCCGAAGATCGTGGCCTTCTTCGGCCATCCCGGCCCGTATACGACCCAGATCCAGGAGGTGGCCAACCTCTATGTGCTTCCGGACATCTTCACGCGGGTGGCCCGGGGCCAGAGCGTCGAGGACACCATCAAGTGGGGCCTGGGCGAGTATCAGCGGATCTTCGCCAAGCACAAGCGCGCATGA
- a CDS encoding sugar ABC transporter permease, whose product MTPSAQAGDPGAKSARVAVSLEAVPRAGGWFRTQSARRLGFGYALLAPAALYVSLLVAVPFLFSLYLAVSDANVGEQVAGFVGLENFKAALEMDTFWIALRNSVVFFVVAAILKSILGTSLAFLLLQNFRGKKLVRALVVIPFTLPVAISVLGWKWMYDSQFSVFNWVLSRVGLIGQYGTDAWPVWLGDPRLALLACILVNVWRTFPFSAIVLLAGFTSVPNEVLDAAKVDGCTFFQSFRNVVVPMIFPILMVGFLFDTVFTLSDLSVVYILTQGGPGNATQILPVLAYQVGIQAGNLGRGAAVALFLVPLLAPAMFIFLRNLKRREY is encoded by the coding sequence ATGACACCGAGCGCTCAGGCCGGCGACCCGGGCGCGAAGAGCGCCCGGGTCGCTGTTTCTCTGGAGGCCGTTCCCCGGGCGGGTGGATGGTTCCGGACCCAGAGCGCCCGCCGGCTCGGCTTCGGATATGCCCTGCTCGCCCCGGCCGCCCTGTACGTGTCCCTGCTGGTGGCGGTGCCGTTCCTGTTTTCGCTCTACCTGGCGGTCAGCGACGCGAACGTGGGAGAGCAGGTCGCCGGCTTCGTCGGCCTCGAGAACTTCAAGGCCGCACTGGAGATGGACACGTTCTGGATCGCGCTGCGGAACAGCGTGGTCTTTTTCGTGGTGGCCGCGATTCTCAAGAGCATCCTCGGCACGAGCCTGGCGTTCCTCCTGCTCCAGAACTTCCGCGGCAAGAAGCTCGTCCGCGCGCTCGTGGTGATTCCCTTCACCCTGCCGGTCGCCATCAGCGTGCTCGGCTGGAAGTGGATGTACGACTCCCAGTTCAGCGTGTTCAACTGGGTGCTCAGCCGGGTGGGGCTCATCGGACAATACGGGACCGACGCCTGGCCGGTGTGGCTCGGTGACCCGCGGCTCGCCCTGCTCGCCTGCATCCTCGTGAACGTCTGGCGCACCTTCCCGTTCTCGGCCATCGTCCTGCTCGCTGGGTTCACCTCGGTGCCGAACGAGGTACTGGACGCGGCCAAGGTGGACGGCTGCACGTTCTTCCAGAGTTTCCGCAACGTGGTGGTGCCGATGATCTTTCCCATCCTCATGGTCGGCTTCCTCTTCGACACTGTCTTCACCCTGTCCGACCTCTCGGTCGTCTACATCCTGACCCAGGGTGGCCCGGGCAACGCGACCCAGATCCTGCCCGTGCTCGCCTACCAGGTCGGGATCCAGGCCGGAAACCTCGGACGCGGCGCCGCCGTCGCCCTGTTCCTGGTCCCGCTCCTCGCTCCCGCCATGTTCATCTTTCTGCGGAATCTGAAGCGCCGTGAGTACTAG
- a CDS encoding tartrate dehydrogenase, with amino-acid sequence MTHRIAVIPGDGIGKEVLPEGMRVLEAAGRRFGVDFVWTQFDWSCESYTRTGRMMPEDGLAQLRPFDAIYLGAVGFPGVPDHVSLWGLLIPIRREFHQYVNLRPVRLLRGVRSPLAGRGPSDIDMMIVRENNEGEYSEIGGRLYRDTPHELAVQQAVFTRRGCDRVLRYAFELARKRPRRQVTSATKSNGIIHSMPYWDERFAAMARSYPDVKTSQYHIDILTAHFVQHPDWFDVVVASNLFGDILSDLGPAIAGSIGIAPGGNINPEKEYPSMFEPVHGSAPDIAGKGIANPIAQIWTGAMMLEHLGHPEAAAAVVAAIERLVEGGKGLTRDLGGTATTADVGRAIAQLI; translated from the coding sequence ATGACGCACCGGATCGCGGTCATTCCCGGCGACGGGATCGGCAAGGAAGTGCTTCCGGAAGGCATGCGGGTGCTCGAGGCGGCCGGCCGCCGCTTCGGGGTGGACTTCGTGTGGACGCAGTTCGACTGGAGCTGCGAATCCTACACGCGCACCGGGCGCATGATGCCCGAGGACGGCCTCGCGCAGCTCCGGCCCTTCGACGCCATCTACCTGGGCGCGGTGGGCTTTCCCGGCGTGCCCGACCACGTGTCGCTCTGGGGCCTGCTGATCCCGATCCGGCGCGAGTTCCATCAGTACGTGAACCTGCGCCCGGTGCGGCTCCTGCGCGGGGTGCGCTCGCCGCTCGCCGGGCGGGGCCCGTCCGACATCGACATGATGATCGTGCGCGAGAACAACGAGGGCGAGTACTCGGAGATCGGCGGCCGCCTCTACCGTGACACCCCGCACGAGCTGGCGGTGCAGCAGGCGGTGTTCACGCGCCGAGGCTGCGACCGCGTTCTGCGCTACGCGTTCGAGCTGGCCCGGAAGCGCCCGCGCCGACAGGTCACCTCGGCCACGAAGTCCAACGGCATCATCCACAGCATGCCGTACTGGGACGAGCGCTTCGCGGCCATGGCCCGGAGCTACCCCGACGTGAAGACGAGCCAGTACCACATCGACATCCTGACCGCCCACTTCGTCCAGCACCCGGACTGGTTCGACGTGGTCGTGGCCTCGAACCTCTTCGGCGACATCCTGTCCGACCTGGGGCCGGCCATCGCCGGGTCGATCGGGATCGCCCCGGGCGGCAACATCAATCCCGAGAAGGAATATCCCTCCATGTTCGAGCCGGTGCACGGCTCGGCCCCCGACATCGCCGGCAAGGGCATCGCCAACCCGATCGCCCAGATCTGGACCGGCGCCATGATGCTCGAGCATCTCGGCCATCCCGAGGCGGCCGCCGCGGTGGTGGCCGCGATCGAGCGGCTGGTGGAAGGCGGTAAGGGACTCACCCGGGACCTCGGAGGCACCGCCACCACCGCGGACGTGGGGCGGGCGATCGCCCAGCTGATCTGA